One stretch of Francisella sp. LA112445 DNA includes these proteins:
- the hisS gene encoding histidine--tRNA ligase, producing MSKITAIRGFNDILPEQSHKWQFLESKIKSILNRYNYDEVRLPILEKSELFHRSVGETSDIVSKETYDFSDRNGDSLTLRPEGTAGCVRMVIENSLANRGQTQKLWYCGPMFRYERPQKGRYRQFYQLGVEAYGFDSIAVDLEILSVAWSLFKELGISEHVTLELNSLGSSVNRQDYVKALLEYLEPYHSELDEDSIKRLDKNPLRILDSKIVKTQEILENAPKLIDFIDDEFKQRLQQTCEYLDAIGVKYIVNNNLVRGLDYYSGLVFEWTTDKLGTQSAICAGGRYDSLMENLGGQKTGSIGFGIGMERLLLLMEDLGKLSNKNSDCDVFFVLEKDQLHKAFTIVESVRVALPDLRVDMDLKAGGFKSQFKKADKSGAKIAVIIGHDELQNKVASIKYLQQERAQEQVSLSELANFLER from the coding sequence ATGAGCAAGATTACTGCCATTAGAGGGTTTAATGATATATTGCCCGAACAAAGCCATAAATGGCAATTTCTAGAGTCCAAAATAAAATCCATTCTTAATCGTTATAACTATGATGAAGTTAGATTGCCAATCTTAGAAAAGAGTGAGCTATTTCATAGAAGTGTTGGCGAGACATCTGATATTGTTTCAAAAGAAACTTATGATTTTAGTGATAGAAATGGTGATAGCTTAACATTACGACCAGAAGGAACAGCTGGTTGTGTGAGAATGGTTATAGAAAATAGCCTAGCTAATAGAGGACAAACTCAGAAGTTATGGTATTGCGGACCAATGTTTCGCTATGAGCGGCCACAAAAAGGGCGTTATCGTCAGTTTTACCAGCTTGGTGTAGAGGCTTATGGATTTGATTCTATTGCTGTTGATTTAGAAATTCTATCTGTAGCATGGAGCTTATTTAAAGAGTTAGGAATTTCAGAGCATGTTACATTAGAGCTAAATAGTTTAGGTTCAAGTGTTAATAGACAAGACTATGTTAAAGCATTGTTAGAATATTTAGAACCTTATCACAGTGAGCTAGATGAAGACTCTATTAAGAGATTAGATAAAAATCCTTTAAGAATACTAGATTCGAAAATAGTAAAAACACAAGAAATTCTTGAAAATGCGCCAAAGCTGATAGATTTTATTGACGACGAATTTAAACAGAGATTACAACAAACTTGTGAATATCTTGATGCTATAGGTGTAAAGTATATTGTTAATAATAATCTGGTAAGAGGCTTAGATTATTATAGTGGTTTAGTTTTTGAATGGACAACTGATAAGCTTGGTACTCAAAGTGCAATTTGTGCTGGTGGTAGATATGATAGTTTGATGGAGAATCTTGGTGGGCAAAAAACAGGATCTATAGGCTTTGGTATCGGTATGGAGCGTTTGCTACTGCTTATGGAAGATCTTGGTAAACTGTCTAACAAAAATTCTGATTGTGATGTTTTCTTTGTTTTAGAAAAAGATCAGCTACATAAGGCTTTCACAATAGTTGAGAGTGTTAGGGTGGCACTTCCTGATTTGAGAGTGGATATGGATCTTAAAGCTGGAGGCTTTAAGTCGCAGTTTAAAAAGGCAGATAAGTCAGGGGCAAAGATTGCTGTAATAATCGGTCATGATGAGCTACAGAATAAAGTTGCAAGCATTAAATATCTTCAGCAAGAACGTGCTCAAGAGCAAGTTTCGTTGAGTGAGTTAGCAAACTTTTTAGAAAGATAA
- the zapE gene encoding cell division protein ZapE, giving the protein MNLKEIYFEKVKKLNLKADSLQIEAVESLQKIVDQLLSKKVSKARFFSKSIYPSINGLYMWGGVGRGKTFIMDIFYNNLPIDKKRRQHFSHFMKNIHAQLRKYQGKKNPISRVAYDMAKEMQIICFDEFFVEDIADAMILGSVFTELFKLGVVLVATSNIEPEKLYRNGLQRELFLPAIDVLLKHVDVLNLDSGIDYRFRLPTDYMNYFYPYNEQNRKNFFDRFFIRNHHFEKDIQIEILGREIPTMLLSDSDVCFDFKVICGNGRSSQDYIELCERFEQVFIYNLVGFDEYNEDMARRFIAIIDELYDQNKKVVILANYDFKEMYKGERLKFEFQRTISRLNDMQNPKFGALDE; this is encoded by the coding sequence ATGAACCTTAAAGAAATATATTTTGAAAAAGTAAAAAAGCTTAATCTAAAAGCAGACTCTTTACAAATAGAGGCTGTAGAAAGTTTACAAAAAATCGTTGATCAGCTTCTTTCGAAAAAGGTTTCAAAAGCGAGATTCTTTTCTAAATCTATCTATCCATCTATAAATGGTTTGTACATGTGGGGTGGTGTTGGTAGAGGTAAAACATTTATTATGGATATCTTTTATAATAATTTGCCTATAGATAAGAAAAGACGTCAACACTTTTCACATTTTATGAAAAATATTCATGCACAGTTAAGAAAATATCAAGGTAAGAAGAATCCTATTTCAAGAGTAGCTTATGATATGGCTAAAGAAATGCAAATAATATGCTTTGATGAATTTTTTGTTGAAGATATTGCTGATGCAATGATTCTAGGAAGTGTTTTTACAGAGTTATTTAAGTTAGGGGTGGTTCTTGTTGCAACATCTAATATAGAGCCAGAAAAGCTATATCGTAATGGCTTACAAAGAGAGCTGTTTTTACCTGCAATTGATGTTTTACTCAAGCATGTTGATGTTTTGAATTTAGATTCAGGTATAGATTATCGTTTTCGTTTACCAACGGACTACATGAATTATTTCTATCCATATAACGAGCAAAATAGAAAGAATTTCTTTGATCGTTTTTTTATAAGAAATCATCACTTTGAGAAAGATATTCAAATAGAGATTTTAGGGAGAGAGATTCCAACTATGCTATTAAGTGATAGTGATGTTTGCTTTGATTTTAAGGTGATTTGTGGAAATGGTAGAAGTTCACAAGATTACATAGAGCTTTGTGAGAGATTTGAGCAGGTTTTTATATATAATCTGGTCGGGTTTGATGAGTATAATGAAGATATGGCAAGGCGTTTTATCGCTATTATAGATGAGCTTTATGATCAAAATAAAAAAGTTGTAATTTTAGCTAACTATGATTTTAAAGAAATGTATAAAGGTGAGCGATTAAAGTTTGAGTTCCAAAGAACAATAAGTCGACTTAACGATATGCAAAATCCAAAATTTGGGGCTTTAGATGAATAA
- a CDS encoding MFS transporter, protein MKLHNIKGYAWIVVGLSSFLLIDKYIMNVSPSLIANDLMSSFSINATEMSAMVSLFLWSVVFCQFFVAGPVVDRLGFRKVSFFSLILSAVGLLLFVLSADLHSFALGCVSRLMIGIGASFATVGYIKAAAVWFSPRKFAFVCSFLMTAAMTGALLGQVPLAYLIELTGSWHRALVSYACFSVIMALLYLALVRDYNPHASHVNEKTAESGTLAGIKKVLLNKNNWYLTIYTGLTFTTIDVFGGIWGNNYFRELYGITSKDASFIVSMMFLGLAIGSPVIGKLSEKFDNRIGIMVVFHIIATISLAAVLQFKLTPAFSGALLFTFGFCLGVYMLAFAIGNRINPIVVAATVAALINTGEPLLGALFDPLIGHMLDMTWTGQYIDVHNNITNVVSDGAHRYFGIKAYHNAFLILVLSMIVSFFLLILVKDKEVK, encoded by the coding sequence ATGAAACTACATAATATAAAAGGCTATGCTTGGATTGTTGTAGGTCTAAGCTCGTTCTTATTAATCGACAAATATATAATGAACGTTTCTCCTAGCCTTATTGCTAATGATCTGATGAGTAGCTTTTCTATAAACGCTACTGAGATGAGTGCAATGGTTTCACTATTTTTATGGTCAGTGGTTTTTTGTCAGTTTTTTGTTGCGGGGCCAGTTGTTGATAGACTAGGTTTTAGGAAAGTTAGCTTTTTTTCTTTGATTTTATCTGCCGTTGGTCTTTTACTGTTTGTTTTGTCAGCCGATCTACATAGTTTTGCTTTAGGATGTGTTTCAAGACTAATGATAGGGATTGGAGCATCTTTTGCAACTGTAGGTTATATAAAAGCAGCTGCAGTATGGTTTAGTCCAAGAAAGTTTGCATTTGTATGTAGTTTTCTTATGACAGCTGCAATGACAGGAGCATTGTTAGGGCAGGTGCCTTTAGCGTACTTAATAGAGCTAACTGGATCATGGCATAGGGCGTTAGTAAGCTATGCTTGTTTTAGTGTTATTATGGCACTACTTTATTTGGCATTAGTTAGAGACTATAATCCTCATGCATCACATGTTAATGAGAAAACTGCTGAGTCAGGAACTCTTGCAGGGATAAAAAAGGTTCTTTTAAATAAAAATAACTGGTATCTTACTATATATACAGGTTTGACCTTTACAACGATAGATGTTTTTGGTGGAATTTGGGGGAATAATTATTTTAGAGAGTTGTATGGAATAACCTCAAAAGATGCATCATTTATTGTATCGATGATGTTTTTAGGTCTTGCAATTGGATCTCCAGTTATAGGAAAGCTTTCTGAGAAGTTTGATAATAGAATTGGGATAATGGTGGTGTTTCACATTATTGCAACTATTTCATTAGCAGCAGTTTTACAGTTTAAGCTAACACCAGCTTTCTCTGGAGCTTTGTTATTTACATTTGGTTTTTGTTTAGGTGTTTATATGCTTGCGTTTGCTATAGGAAATAGAATTAACCCTATAGTTGTCGCAGCAACAGTTGCAGCTTTAATTAATACAGGGGAACCTTTGCTTGGAGCATTGTTTGATCCTCTTATTGGGCATATGCTAGATATGACATGGACAGGTCAGTATATAGATGTTCATAATAACATCACTAATGTTGTATCTGATGGTGCACATAGATACTTTGGTATAAAGGCCTACCATAATGCCTTTCTAATATTGGTTTTAAGTATGATTGTGTCATTCTTCTTATTAATTTTGGTTAAAGATAAAGAAGTTAAGTAA
- a CDS encoding RluA family pseudouridine synthase, protein MNKVQFLEVSDDVDNQRIDNFLIGQFSKLPKSLIYRWIRKGELRVNKKRVKQTSRVCAGDIVRVPPFSLEDDQKQIKVSQSHLEFLEQRILYENDDYIVVDKPSGMAVHGGSGVNSGLVERLRQLRPKARRLDLVHRLDKETSGCVLLAKKHSSLVYFFDLFKQRNVNKIYYAIVHGKWDKNIKEIDLPLKRTETKDGQRLVKVDKKEGKRALTKIISVKHLGDYSLLEIKLETGRTHQIRVHTKAMGNPIVADKKYGFADKDVRLSAKGVDKLLLHAGKLEFFDEKQHQKISITAELDDRFNKFLSV, encoded by the coding sequence ATGAATAAAGTTCAGTTTCTTGAGGTTTCTGATGATGTTGATAATCAACGTATAGATAACTTTTTAATAGGACAATTCTCAAAGCTGCCTAAGTCTTTGATTTATCGCTGGATTCGCAAAGGTGAATTGAGAGTAAATAAAAAGAGAGTGAAGCAAACTTCGCGAGTTTGTGCGGGTGATATTGTGCGTGTGCCTCCTTTTAGTCTTGAAGATGATCAAAAGCAAATTAAAGTATCTCAATCACACCTTGAGTTTCTTGAGCAAAGAATACTCTATGAAAATGATGACTATATCGTTGTAGATAAACCATCAGGAATGGCGGTGCATGGAGGTTCTGGAGTCAACTCAGGGCTAGTAGAGCGATTAAGGCAATTACGTCCAAAAGCTAGGCGTTTAGATCTAGTGCATAGGTTAGATAAAGAAACTTCAGGTTGTGTTCTTTTAGCTAAAAAACATAGTTCGTTAGTGTATTTTTTTGATCTATTTAAGCAGAGAAATGTTAATAAGATATATTATGCTATAGTACATGGCAAATGGGATAAAAATATTAAAGAAATAGATTTACCCTTAAAAAGAACTGAAACTAAAGATGGTCAAAGACTAGTTAAGGTTGACAAGAAAGAAGGTAAAAGAGCTCTTACTAAGATTATATCTGTCAAACATTTAGGTGATTATAGTTTACTTGAGATTAAACTAGAAACGGGTAGAACTCACCAGATTAGGGTACATACAAAAGCAATGGGTAACCCTATAGTTGCAGATAAGAAGTACGGTTTTGCGGATAAGGATGTTAGATTAAGCGCAAAGGGGGTTGATAAATTACTACTTCATGCGGGTAAGTTAGAGTTCTTTGATGAAAAACAACACCAGAAAATATCAATAACAGCTGAATTAGATGATAGATTTAATAAATTCTTATCAGTTTAA
- the rbfA gene encoding 30S ribosome-binding factor RbfA — MAAEGRVQRVASELQKVISLLLRTKIKDPKLATATITEVDLSRDLSYAKVYYTCIVAEDGAYIAKAFEKSKGFFRSSIAKSLNLRIVPNLKFIYDKSLDYGMEMEDKIQKALDADSKIIKQDDKSLEDNYKDSNKEDKAEKLR; from the coding sequence ATGGCTGCAGAAGGTAGAGTGCAAAGAGTAGCGAGTGAATTACAGAAAGTAATATCTTTATTGCTACGCACTAAAATAAAGGACCCTAAGCTCGCTACGGCAACTATTACGGAGGTGGATCTTTCTAGAGATTTATCTTATGCAAAAGTTTACTATACATGCATTGTAGCAGAGGATGGGGCATATATTGCAAAGGCTTTTGAGAAATCAAAAGGTTTCTTCAGATCATCAATTGCAAAATCATTAAACTTAAGAATAGTACCAAATCTTAAATTTATCTATGATAAGTCATTAGATTACGGTATGGAAATGGAAGATAAAATACAAAAAGCTTTAGACGCAGATTCTAAAATAATCAAGCAAGATGATAAATCTCTTGAGGATAATTATAAGGATAGCAATAAAGAAGATAAAGCTGAAAAATTGAGGTAG